The Haloarcula sp. DT43 genome includes a region encoding these proteins:
- a CDS encoding carbohydrate ABC transporter permease, whose amino-acid sequence MSTPTQTETTPQSTVARLRDLWNDYLPYWFMAPMVAVMVMITFFPGAYDLYLSLVAEPTLDVFSAEFVGLSNFETAFTRGGAIHSFVVTITVVTSALLLETVLGFVLAALVAGVGSGRVKSFYRVLFIVPMAVAPVSLATIGRIMLNSEIGIIPYVINTGTPFAAPNFLSEIPLLTVILLDAWNWTPFMFIIFYAGLSSVPKTLIEASRVDGAPMWRRYVHVIIPYMKPVVFVATLIRLIDLFRTFGVVYGLTGGGPGTATQLVSINIYEQMFINNQIPVAAAIAIVYLVLVVALCNIIIAKVGFEGVWD is encoded by the coding sequence ATGAGTACACCAACGCAAACGGAAACGACACCCCAATCGACCGTCGCCAGGCTACGGGACCTCTGGAACGACTACCTCCCGTACTGGTTCATGGCACCGATGGTTGCGGTGATGGTGATGATCACCTTCTTCCCCGGGGCCTACGACCTGTATCTCAGCCTGGTCGCGGAGCCGACGCTGGACGTGTTCTCGGCCGAGTTCGTCGGCCTGAGCAACTTCGAGACGGCGTTTACCCGTGGCGGCGCGATTCACTCGTTCGTCGTCACGATTACCGTCGTCACGAGCGCGCTGCTGCTGGAAACGGTCCTCGGGTTCGTCCTGGCCGCGCTCGTCGCCGGCGTCGGCTCCGGCCGCGTGAAGTCGTTCTACCGGGTGCTGTTCATCGTCCCGATGGCCGTCGCGCCCGTGTCCCTCGCGACCATCGGCCGCATCATGCTGAACAGCGAAATCGGCATCATCCCGTACGTGATAAACACCGGCACGCCGTTCGCAGCGCCGAACTTCCTCTCGGAAATCCCGCTGCTGACGGTGATACTGCTCGACGCGTGGAACTGGACGCCGTTCATGTTCATCATCTTCTACGCCGGCCTCTCGTCGGTGCCGAAGACGCTCATCGAGGCCTCGCGGGTCGACGGCGCGCCGATGTGGCGACGCTACGTCCACGTCATCATCCCCTACATGAAGCCGGTCGTCTTCGTCGCGACGCTCATCCGGCTTATCGACCTGTTCCGTACATTCGGCGTGGTGTACGGGCTCACTGGCGGTGGCCCGGGGACGGCGACCCAGCTCGTGAGCATCAACATCTACGAACAGATGTTCATCAACAACCAGATACCCGTGGCCGCGGCGATAGCTATCGTCTACCTCGTCCTCGTCGTCGCGCTGTGTAACATCATCATCGCGAAGGTCGGCTTCGAGGGGGTGTGGGACTGA
- a CDS encoding carbohydrate ABC transporter permease, with protein sequence MATTDGDSPTASQRLDKDTRETLVTVVRHTILLTWSFIVLFPLYWLASMSLKPPGTANSLPPDWIFLPTVYNYIQLIQDSGFVAAFANSLVMVSASVVLVLLIGVPAAYVLSRYDIPMERDVLVWILSSRMLPPIAVVLPFFIIFRELNLFDTRIGMVLMYVSINLSLVVWVMKAFFDGIPETLEEAARVDGATQFQGFRKVVLPAAKPGIFSVAIISFIFAWIELLFGLVLTSFEAVPVTLFVYSFIGSRSIEWGMLAAASTAMIVPVVIFLVAVNKYLAAGLSFGVVIKE encoded by the coding sequence ATGGCGACGACTGACGGTGACTCCCCCACCGCGTCACAGCGACTCGACAAGGACACGCGCGAGACGCTGGTCACGGTCGTTCGACACACCATCTTGCTGACGTGGTCGTTCATCGTGCTGTTCCCGCTGTACTGGCTCGCCTCGATGTCGTTGAAGCCGCCGGGAACGGCGAACTCGCTGCCGCCGGACTGGATATTCCTGCCGACCGTGTACAACTACATCCAGCTGATTCAGGACTCCGGGTTCGTCGCGGCCTTCGCCAACAGCCTCGTCATGGTGTCGGCGTCGGTCGTCCTCGTCCTGCTCATCGGCGTTCCCGCGGCGTACGTGCTCTCGCGGTACGACATCCCGATGGAGCGGGACGTGCTCGTGTGGATACTCTCCTCGCGAATGCTCCCGCCCATCGCCGTCGTGCTCCCCTTCTTCATCATATTCCGGGAGCTCAATCTGTTCGACACGCGAATCGGGATGGTGCTGATGTACGTCAGCATCAACCTCTCGCTGGTGGTCTGGGTGATGAAGGCGTTCTTCGACGGCATCCCCGAGACCCTGGAGGAGGCTGCCCGGGTCGACGGCGCGACCCAGTTCCAGGGCTTCAGGAAGGTCGTCCTGCCGGCGGCGAAACCCGGCATCTTCTCGGTCGCCATCATCAGCTTCATCTTCGCGTGGATAGAGCTGCTGTTCGGGCTCGTGCTGACGAGCTTCGAGGCCGTGCCGGTGACGCTGTTCGTCTACTCGTTCATCGGCTCCCGGTCCATCGAGTGGGGGATGCTGGCGGCCGCCTCGACGGCGATGATTGTTCCGGTGGTCATCTTCCTCGTCGCGGTCAACAAGTACCTCGCGGCCGGGCTCAGCTTCGGCGTGGTGATCAAAGAATGA